A stretch of DNA from Methylogaea oryzae:
CGCGTCCACCGTGACGCCCATTTCGTTCATGGCCGCCACGACGCGTTCGGTTTTGGTCTGCAGGTCGTGCATGCTCTCGGTGGTTTGATCGCTCACACGGCTCAGCTGCTCCGAGGTCGACGTCACCTCGGCGATGGAGTGGTTGACCTGCCGGCAAATGGCTTGCAGCCGTGCCACGAAACGGTTGAAGCCGTTGCCCAGACGCCCGATTTCGTCTTTGCCGCTTTCGTCCAGACGGAACGCCAAATCCCCTCGTTCCTGAGCGTGCAATAGGCGGGTGAGGGCGCTGTTGATGGGTTGCGTCACCATCCGGTCGGCTATCCAGTGCATGGTCGCCAGCATCAAGATCAATAGGGCGATAACCAACGCGGCGGAAACGCCCAGGGTTTTCGCCAGCCGTGCGTCGGTTTCCTCCAAGCTTTTGACGACTTCGAACGCGCCGTGCAATTCGCCTTCCTTTTTCCCTTCCATGGCGAAACCGGTAATGTCGCGGCCGTCGTCACGCCGCCAAAACGCATGGGATTGGGCCGGGTCGCCGTGACAATAAAGGCATTCCTGCGTCAAGCGGATCGGGTGGAAATAACGCAGGGAGTTGGTCTTCTTGTCCTGCGTATAGAACTCGGTTTGTTCCGGATGGGCGCTGAAATATTCCAGCGCCGCCGCTTCGACCTCGTCCGGTTGGTTCGACGGGTTTCTCGGATTCTGGCGCGGTGTTTTGAATTCGAACCCGCCCGCTTTGGAGATGGCTTTGGCCGACTCCCAGGCGGCCACCACGGGGGCGGCGGATAAAACCTTCTGCTTTAAGTCTTCTTCGCCGGTATAGGGCACATTTCTTAGGATGCCGGGAGAAAACAGTCCATATTCCCACTGCCTGGCGATGTTCCCCCGCACGGATTCGGCCATGGTGACGATATTGCGCGCGGCGGCGACTTCATGATTGATGGCTTCGCTTTTGTAGTGGTACGCGTAAAGCAGGAAAAACAGCAAGGCCATGCCGATCACCAGAACGGCGATGGAAAGTATGACCCTGAATCCGATGCTGGAGGTATCGATTGGCATAAGTCCCTTGAATGATTGGAAGGTGCCGCCCCTTCGGGTTGGCGGCGGGGCGTGTCACGGAAGCCCTGGACTCCGGCGACGGCCAAGCGCCGCGCGGGCTCAGGGGAACAGTCGCGGCGGCCCGAGTTCGGGCGCCGACAATCGACCGCGCCCATCACCCCTTCGGCGCGCCAATCGGCGTTGCACGGGGCGGCTGGATCACACGCTATCGGGTAAACGGGGCAGGGCCGGGGCCACGAAGCGTTGCCGACCGGACTCGAAAAAAAGACCCGCCCGAAGGCAGGTCGTCTAGGCGTGTCCATGAGGTGCTTCGTAGACAAAAACAACACCGGCGGTTGCCGAGTACGGAAGTACGCCATCGTTAAAACAAGAAGCGTGCCATGTCGAATGCTCCGCCGTTTCTCGCTATCGCGGCACCTCACCCCGTTTAATTGTTGCTTCCGCAGCAGCCGCTGCTGAATGACTGTTGGCCGATCAGCACGGGGCCTGGCCGGCGTCGGCCTGGCGGGGCGGAACGTTCCCCGTTTGGCGTCCCCGGCACGCTGGCGGGGAACTTGCATCGGTCCGCGTCCTCGCGCCATCCGGTTTGGCGCGATCGAACGAGGGGACACTATGATTGAACGATTGATCGGCCGTCCGCGAGGCGGCATGGGGCGGGATCGCCATGGCTGACGATTTCTCCCGCTCCGCGGAAACCATCGCGTCCCGATTGGGCGAATATACGGCGCCGACGGGCCTCTACGCGCGCACGGCCGCCATGCCTTTCCTGGGACGGCTGTCCTGCCCGGTTGCCGCGCTGGAGGCGGGCAGCTGGCATGAACTGCAGCTGGTATACGAGGTCGGCGCTTCCGGCATCGCCGACGGCGCCTGGTTCAAGATCGCCTTTAAGTTCTATTCCGATTGGGCGCTGTTCCAAACCAGCGATCCGGCCCAGGCCAATTACCTGACGGCGGAATATCAACCGGGCTCCCTGGCGCCGGGCCAGCCGCCGGCGACGGTTCAGTCGCTGAAAGTGCGCTTCGACCAAAAAGGGCACGAACGGCCGTTTCAGAAGGCGATCCTGGTCGACGTGGTGGACGGCTATCTCAACCCCGGCGACCGCGTCGTGGTGCGCCTGGGCGACCGGCGCTTCGGCGGTCCAGGCACCCGCGTGCAGACCTTCGTCGAGAAAGGCTTCGCTTTCCGCGCCTATGTGGACCCTCTCGGCACTTCGCGCTTCGCCGCCGTGCCGGGCGACGTGCGCCTCGACGTGGTGCCGGGGCCGGCGGCGGCTTTACAGCTGACCGGCCCGAGGTTGGCGAAGCGGGGCCAGCCCGTTCCGTTGCGGGTTAGGGCGGAGGACGCCTGGGGCAACGTTTGTTGGGACCATGGCGGATCGGTGGCCCTGACCCTGCGCCGCGACGGGGCGCAGGCGGGCGAACGCCGGGTGGCTCTGGCGCGGGACGGTTGGGCGGTGGCCCTGATCGACGATCTGCCGGTGGACGTTGCGGGAGAGCTGGAAATCACCGCCCATCTGGAAGGTTCAGCCCCGGTCGCGGCGGCCAAGGCCTATCTCACCATCGACGAGGCGCTGGCCGTGCCGCGCGCCTGGTTCGCCGATTTGCACGTCCATTCCGACGATACCATCGGCACCAACGACACCCGCTACAACCTCACCTACGGGCGGGACGTGGCCGGCCTGGACGTGGTCGGCTACACCGCCAACGACTTCAACATCACCCAGGATCGCTGGGAACGGGCGGTGGACTTGATCCGCACGCTGCATCGGGACGGCAGCTTCGTGTGCTATCCCGGCACGGAATGGTGCGGCAACTCCTGCGCCGGCGGCGACCACAACGTGGTGTTCCTGCACGGTCGGCGGCCGGCGTTCCCGTTTGACGAGCAGGGCCGGGTCGCGCGTTCCTTCGAATGGAACGAGGAGATGCGCGAGCACAACATCGTGCCGGGCGCCTGGCCGCTGGAAGAACTGTGGGCCAGTTACGCCAACGATCCGGAGGGCCATCTGCTCATCCCCCACGTCGGCGGGCGCCGCGCCAATCTGGCCTGGCACCATCCGCAATTGGAGAGGCTGATCGAGGTGGGATCCAGTTGGGGCCATTTCCCCTGGTTCTATCAGGAAGCGGTGGCTCGCGGCTACCAATTGGGCGCATCGGCCGCCGGCGACGAGCACCGGGGGCGTTGCGGCGGCGGTGTGCCGGGCACGGCGGTGTTCGGTACCAAGGGGGGATTGACCGGGGTGTTGGCGCCGGAACTGACCCGTTCGTCCATCGCCGCGGCGTTGCGCGCGCGCCACACTTGGGCCACCACCGGCGAACGCTTGGTGGGGTTGATCAGCGTCGGCGACCAAGTGCAAGGCGACGCCTTCGAGCATGACGGGCCGACGAGGCTGGACTACCGCTTCCTCGGCGAGGGCGGCTGGGACTCGTTGTCGGCCTGGGATCACACCGGATGTTTTTGGGAGCGAGACTTCCAGAAGGAAGGCGGTTATTCCGAACGGCGTTTCCGCGTGCGCTGGGGCGGCGCGCGGGTGCGCGACCGCTACCGCTGGGCGGAGTGGCGGGGCACCGTCACCCTGCGCAACGCCGTCATCCATGGCTACGCGGCGCAGGGCTTCGAGCATCGGGAAGAAAACGCCTGGCGCGAAGGCGCCACGGTTATCGGTTTTCGCTCCGATACCTATGGCGACGCCGATGCGTTGGAAATCGATGCCAGCGGGCTGGAGGGCGCCACGCTCGTCATTGAAGGCCGCATCGACGGCTACGCCAAGGTGGGGAATCCGCTGGCCGGCAACCCGTTCGAGCATTGCCCCGTCTTCCGCTGGGAAATCGACGGGCGCGAATTGCTGGAAGCGGGCCGCCTGCGCCGCGAACTGGGTGGCACCGAGCTGTTCCTGGCTGTGGAGCGGCTCAGCGACGCGCCGCTGCCGCGAGAGGTGTCCGGCAGCCTGGTGGTGGACGCGGTCAACGGTCCGCACGGCTTCCGCCCCGTCTACCTGCTGGCACGGCAGGCGGACGATGCGAAAGTGTGGACGTCGCCGGTGTTTATCGGTTTTCGGTAGCGCCTGTCGCGGGATCGCCGGGCGTCGTTGCTGACGCCCGGCGCCGCTTTTAGATCACGTAGCTGTCGGCCAGGGCCTCGGCCAGGTTCTGGGCTAGCCTCGCGCCGGCCGGCGTCTTGCGCAAGCGGGCGGCTAGATTGTAATGGTCTTGCACGATGCGCGCCGGCCGTCCGGCCAGCATGACGATGCGGTCCGCCAGAAACACGGCTTCGTCCAGGTCGTGGGTGACGAACAGGATGGTTTTTCCCGTTTGTCGCCAGATGCGGACCAATTCGTCCTGGAGGGTGCTGCGGGTGACGGTGTCCAGCGCGCCGAAGGGTTCATCCATCAGCAGCACGTCCGGGTCGATGGCCAGGGCGCGGGCGATGCCCACCCGTTGCCGTTGGCCGCCGGAAAGTTCGTGGGGCCAGCGTTCGGCGTAGTCGGCCAGTCCCACCAGCGTCAGCGCTTGCCGCGCGAGCCGTTGCCGCTCGACACGGGAGAGCTTGTGTCCTTCCAGGCCGAATTCCACGTTGCCCAGCACTCGCCGCCAAGGCAGCAGGCGCGGCTCCTGGAAAACCAGTCCGTAGCGCCGCCGCCCGGCTTCTTGGCCGCCCGCAAAGGCGACGCTGCCCGTGGTAGCCGGCAGCAAGCCGGCCACGACGCGCAGCAGGGTCGACTTGCCGCTGCCGGACGCCCCGACCAGGGCGACGAATTCACCGTTCTGTACCTTTAAATCGATGCCGTCCAGCACCGGCACGCCCTCGCGTTCTTGGTCGAAAGCGACGCCGAGGGCGGTGAGTGAAATCAACGCTGCCATGCCAGCATCCTTTTTTGCAGCAAAACGAAACAAGAATCCGACAGGCCGTAGAGGGCGGCGATGGTGAGCATGTAGAGCACCACCACGTGGGTGGCCAGCAGCCCGGAGGCTTCCATCATGCGCAGGCCGACGCCGGGAATGCCGAACATTTCGGCGGCGACCACCGACATCCAGCCTTGTCCCAAGCCGGAACGGAATCCCGCCAGGATGCCGGGAGAGGCCGCAGGCAACAGCACTTTGGCCAGGCGCGGCCATAAGTCGCCCTGGCCGAAAGCGCGCGCCATTTCCAGCAGATCCTTGTCCACCGAGCGTACCGCCGCATAGCTGGCGAAAAAATTCAGCCAGAATACGGTGATGGCGATGATGAACGAGGCCGCCGTTTCGGTGACGCCGAACCAAATGATGGCGAAAGGAATCCAGGCGATGGCGGGAATGGGGCGGAGCAGCCGTACGACCCACTCGGTCGCCGCGGCGAGGCGCGGCCAAATGGCCGCCGTGGTTCCCATGGCTATGCCCAGCAGCGATCCGGCCAGCAGTCCAAAGGCGTAGTGCACGAAGCTGCGGCCGATCATCTTGAACCAAATGCCGGCGTCGATTTCGGTCATCAACGCTTCGGGCACTCGCGACGGCGGCGGCACCAGCAAGGCGTGGGCGATACCGCTGCGCGCCAGCGTTTCCCAGGCGGCGAAGAATAGCAGCAGCCCCAGCGCCGAAAGCTTGAGGTGTCGCTCCATCATTTGAGCTCGGCGACCTTGCCGATCACCGCGTCGTAAAAGCTGTAGTCGAATGCCTGAGCGGCGGGCGCGGCGGAGGAGGGAATACCCAGTTCCGTCTGGAAGTCCTGCATGCGCTGGGCTGCCTCGACGATATAGCGCGGATCCGAGATGAACTTGGAGGAAGGGGAGGCCAGCGCCTCGGTCAGCACCGATTCCTCGATCAAACCCTTGCCGATGAATTCCCAGGCGGCTTTGGCGGCGCGGGCCTTGTCGTTTCTAACGGCATCGACGGCCTTGACGTGCAGCGCCACCAGCTTGGCGACGGCTTCTCGGTTATCGCGAACGAAGGCGCTGCGGGTGGCTACCACCGTGCCCGGTTGGCCCGGGAACATCTCGCCGCCGAGGGCCAGCACCGCCGCTTGGGGATCGGCTTTGGTGATGACGGTGATGGTCGGTTCGCGCACCATGGCCGCGTCGATCACGCCGGCCAACAGCGCTTGTTGCGTTTTTTCGATCCCTTGGCTGACCAGCTCGACTTTGGCGGAGTCGACGGCCGTGACTTTCTTTATCCAATGCCGTAGCACCACGTCGGGCACGGAGCCCGGCGGCTGGGTGGCGATTTTGACCGCGGCGCTACGGTTTTCGGCCAACCGGGCCACGGCTTCCGCCGCCGGCACCTTGCGGCTCAATTCGGCCAGTTCTCCCCGTGCCACCAAGGCTAGCTCTTCCACAGCGGAATTGGCCACCACCACGGCGTCGACACCCTTGCCGCGCGCCACCAGCACCGGGCCGATGCCTGCGTACAACACGTCGATTTTGCCGGCAGCCAAGGCCTGGATAGCGGCTGTGCCCGCCTCGAATTTTGTCAGGTTCAATTCCAGCCCTTCGGTCTTGGCCCAGCCTTCGGCTTCGAGCAGGAATAGCGGGGTCGATGCCAAGATGGGGATGTACCCCACCTCGACGCGGGTGTCCGCGTTGACGTGGAATGCGGCGGCCATGGCGAGTGCCGCGGCGGTTAGGAGTCTAGGGAGTCGTTTCATGGGTTTCCTCGGTTAGGCACGGTTGGGGGGGGTAATGGCCGCGCGTTCGATGGGCACGGCTCGTTCCGGCCCGACTGCAGGCTTTGTGCCACTCGCCGCCGATGGCATTGCGGGCGCTTCGGGACCAAGCCGGCCCGCAGAATTGTTGCCGGGAGAGCAGCGGCTGTTGATGTGCTGTTGCTGGGCCGGCAGCCGCGCGGCTTCGGCATGGCCTGGGCGCGGCGGCACGTGCCGTGCCGCGATCAGGGGCGCGGATCCTTGGGGTACGCGGGCGCTGAGGACCGATTGGGGTGGCCGGCTTGAGCTTACCCTCTATAATAGCGACGGGCAGCCGTTCCCTTCGCTGTCGTCGCTAGTCCTTCCAATGCTACGAATGATGACCCAATGAGCCGACCTCTGCGTTTTGTCCGATCGGAAAGCGGCGAGCTTTGCGTGGTCGGTTCCGCCTATGCCACTACCCCGGATTTACCGGTGCGGCGCATCGCCTTGCCTGGCGGCAAGGTGGGCATTCCGGCGGTCGATTTGCTCGACTACCACGCCAATGCCTTGAATGGCGAAGCCGCGACGCAGGCGGCCAAGGCGCTGCACCGCGCGCGTTGTGCGATGTTGCAGCGCGCTTTGACGGTGCCCGAAGGCTGAATTCCATTGTCGCGGCGGTTTGAGCGTTTTATTCGCCGAACAGCCGCCACCCGGCTTCCCTTGGTTTCGGTCGGCCATCTCGCTCCCTCTATATAGGAGCGGACGGCTTCGCTATCGTCCCCTTGGGCTCGCAGGTTCCAATTAGGCGGGAACCGCGTCTGTATGAATGTAGTAATTGGCGTGTGAGCACTTTTTTAATCAAGGATGCTTGACACGAAGCCGGGATGCTGTAGAATGGTTCGTCTAACGCGGGCAGAGAGCTTCGCGGGTTCTTTAAGAATTCAGGTCAAATAATTTGTGTGGGCGCTCGCGTCGAAGATCGGGTTTTAACCGAAATATTCGGCAGAGTGCTTTGAAAGAAGCGCTAGATATAGCCGAGCCAAAATTGAGCTGGGAAACCGGTTCGAAAATTAAACTGAAGAGTTTGATCATGGCTCAGATTGAACGCTGGCGGCATGCCTAACACATGCAAGTCGAACGGCAGCGCGGGCTTCGGCCTGGCGGCGAGTGGCGGACGGGTGAGTAATGCGTAGGAATCTGCCTTGTTGTGGGGGATAACTCGGGGAAACTCGAGCTAATACCGCATACGCCCTACGGGGGAAAGCGGGGGACCTTCGGGCCTCGCGCAATAAGATGAGCCTACGTCGGATTAGCTAGTTGGTGGGGTAAAGGCCTACCAAGGCGACGATCCGTAGCTGGTCTGAGAGGACGACCAGCCACACCGGAACTGAGACACGGTCCGGACTCCTACGGGAGGCAGCAGTGGGGAATATTGGGCAATGGGCGCAAGCCTGACCCAGCAATGCCGCGTGTGTGAAGAAGGCCTGCGGGTTGTAAAGCACTTTTAGTGGGGAAGAAAAGTTGGCGGCTAATATCCGTTGACCCTGACGTAACCCACAGAAAAAGCACCGGCTAACTCCGTGCCAGCAGCCGCGGTAATACGGAGGGTGCAAGCGTTAATCGGAATTACTGGGCGTAAAGCGCGCGTAGGCGGTTGAGTCAGTCTGATGTGAAAGCCCCGGGCTTAACCTGGGAACGGCATTGGATACTGCTCGACTAGAGTGTGGTAGAGGGTAGTGGAATTCCCGGTGTAGCAGTGAAATGCGTAGATATCGGGAGGAACACCAGTGGCGAAGGCGGCTACCTGGACCAACACTGACGCTGAGGTGCGAAAGCGTGGGGAGCAAACAGGATTAGATACCCTGGTAGTCCACGCCGTAAACGATGAGAACTAGCTGTTGGAGGGGGATTAACTCCTTTAGTGGCGCAGCTAACGCGATAAGTTCTCCGCCTGGGGAGTACGGCCGCAAGGCTAAAACTCAAATGAATTGACGGGGGCCCGCACAAGCGGTGGAGCATGTGGTTTAATTCGATGCAACGCGAAGAACCTTACCTGCCCTTGACATCCAGAGAACTTTCCAGAGATGGATTGGTGCCTTCGGGAGCTCTGAGACAGGTGCTGCATGGCTGTCGTCAGCTCGTGTCGTGAGATGTTGGGTTAAGTCCCGTAACGAGCGCAACCCTTGTCCCTAGTTGCCAGCGGGTTATGCCGGGAATTCTAGGGAGACTGCCGGTGATAAACCGGAGGAAGGTGGGGATGACGTCAAGTCATCATGGCCCTTATGGGCAGGGCTACACACGTGCTACAATGGTCGGTACAGAGGGTTGCCAAGCCGCGAGGTGGAGCTAATCCCACAAAGCCGATCTTAGTCCGGATTGGAGTCTGCAACTCGACTCCATGAAGTCGGAATCGCTAGTAATCGCGGATCAGAATGCCGCGGTGAATACGTTCCCGGGCCTTGTACACACCGCCCGTCACACCATGGGAGTGGGTTGCACCAGAAGCCGGTAGTCTAACCGCAAGGAGGACGCCGTCCACGGTGTGATTCATGACTGGGGTGAAGTCGTAACAAGGTAGCCGTAGGGGAACCTGCGGCTGGATCACCTCCTTTCATTTAAGCCTGAATCCAGGCGCGAGTGCTCACACAAATTGTTTGACCTTTAAGCGGACGAGCTAAGGGTCTGTAGCTCAGTTGGTTAGAGCGCACCCCTGATAAGGGTGAGGTCGGAGGTTCAACTCCTCCCAGACCCACCAATTGCCATATCGGGGCCATAGCTCAGCTGGGAGAGCGCCTGCCTTGCACGCAGGAGGTCGGGAGTTCGATCCTCCCTGGCTCCACCAACGGCAAGAGGAAGGTAAGTCAGCCGCTTAATACGATGAATTGCGGGATCGGGTGTTTAGCCCTTTTCCACGATGATCAATTATTTGATCCGTTCTTTAAAAAATTGGAAAGTTGTACACTGTGGATTAATCCAGTAATGGGTTGATCTCAATGATCGCGACATGTCAGCGAGACGTATGACACAAGCTGTCTGGCGAAAGTTAGACGTATTGGGGTTATATGGTCAAGTGAATAAGCGCATACGGTGGATGCCTAGGCGGTGAGAGGCGATGAAGGACGTAGGAGCCTGCGATAAGCTTCGGGGAGGTGGCAACAACCTTTGATCCGGAGATCTCCGAATGGGGAAACCCACCTGGCTTGCCAGGTATCGCATACTGAATACATAGGTATGCGAAGCGAACCCGGGGAACTGAAACATCTAAGTACCCGGAGGAAAAGAAATCAACCGAGATTCCCTTAGTAGTGGCGAGCGAACGGGGACCAGCCCTTAAGCCGAGTTAGCTTTAGTCGAAGTGTCTGGAAAGTCACACCATAGCGGGTGATAGTCCCGTAGACGAAAGGGCTAATTCGGTGAAATCGAGTAGGACGGGGCACGTGAAACCTTGTCTGAACATGGGGGGACCATCCTCCAAGGCTAAATACTCCTCACCGACCGATAGTGAACCAGTACCGTGAGGGAAAGGCGAAAAGAACCCCTGATAGGGGAGTGAAATAGAACCTGAAACCGTATGCGTACAAGCAGTGGGAGCCCCCTCGTGGGGTGACTGCGTACCTTTTGTATAATGGGTCAGCGAGTTACTTTCAGTGGCAAGGTTAACCGAATAGGGGAGCCGAAGGGAAACCGAGTCTGAATAGGGCGACTAGTCGCTGGGAGTAGACCCGAAACCGGGCGATCTATCCATGGTCAGGATGAAGGTTAGGTAAAACTGACTGGAGGTCCGAACCGTAATCTGTTGAAAAAGATTCGGATGAACTGTGGATCGGAGTGAAAGGCTAATCAAGCTCGGAGATAGCTGGTTCTCCTCGAAAGCTATTTAGGTAGCGCCTCGTGTCTCACTCTCGGGGGTAGAGCACTGTTTCGGCTAGGGGGTCGTCTAGATCTACCAAACCGATGCAAACTCCGAATACCGAGAAGTGCAATCACGGGAGACACACGGCGGGTGATAAGGTCCGTCGTGAAAAGGGAAAGAGCCCAGACCGCCAGCTAAGGTCCCAAAATCATGGCTAAGTGGAAAACGATGTGGGAAGGCACAGACAGCCAGGAGGTTGGCTTAGAAGCAGCCATCCTTTAAAGAAAGCGTAATAGCTCACTGGTCGAGTCGGCCTGCGCGGAAGATTCAACGGGGCTAAGCCATGTACCGAAGCTGCGGGTGCATACCTTTGGTATGCGCGGTAGAGGAGCGTTCTGTAAGCCTGTGAAGGTGGATTGTAAAGTCTGCTGGAGGTATCAGAAGTGCGAATGCTGACATGAGTAACGACAAGATAGGTGAAAAACCTATCCGCCGAAAGCCCAAGGTTTCCTGCGCAACGTTAATCGGCGCAGGGTTAGTCGGCACCTAAGGCGAGGCCGAAAGGCGTAGTCGATGGAAAACGGGTTAATATTCCCGTACCGGCGGTGACTGCGATGGGGTGACGGAGAAGGCTAGGTCGGCCGGGCGTTGGTTGTCCCGGTTTAAGCGTGTAGGGAGTGTTCTTAGGCAAATCCGGGGACATAATTCTGAGACGTGACGACGAGTCTCTTTTAAGAGACGAAGTGATTGATGCCATGCTTCCAAGAAAAGCCTCTAAGCTTCAGGTCATCGTTGGCCGTACCCCAAACCGACTCAGGTGGGCGGGGAGAGAATCCCAAGGCGTTTGAGAGAACTCGGGTGAAGGAACTAGGCAAAATAGCACCGTAACTTCGGGAGAAGGTGTGCCCTCATGTACGTGTAAGGACTTGCTCCTGAAGCGGAAGAGGGTTGCAGTGACCAGGCCGCTGCGACTGTTTAACAAAAACACAGCACTCTGCAAACACGAAAGTGGACGTATAGGGTGTGACGCCTGCCCGGTGCCGGAAGGTTAATTGATGGGGTCAGCCGCAAGGCGAAGCTCTTGATCGAAGCCCCGGTAAACGGCGGCCGTAACTATAACGGTCCTAAGGTAGCGAAATTCCTTGTCGGGTAAGTTCCGACCTGCACGAATGGCGTAACGATGGCGGCGCTGTCTCCACCCGAGACTCAGTGAAATTGAAATCGCTGTGAAGATGCAGTGTACCCGCGGCAAGACGGAAAGACCCCGTGAACCTTTACTATAGCTTTGCACTGGACTTTGAATCGGCCTGTGTAGGATAGGTGGGAGGCTTTGAAGCGTGAACGCCAGTTTGCGTGGAGCCAACCTTGAAATACCACCCTGGCCTATTTGAAGTTCTAACCTAGACCCGTAATCCGGGTTGGGGACAGTGCATGGTGGGTAGTTTGACTGGGGCGGTCTCCTCCCAAAGAGTAACGGAGGAGCACGAAGGTGTGCTCAGCATGGTCGGAAATCATGCAATGAGTGTAAAGGCAAAAGCACGCTTGACTGCGAGTCAGACACGACGAGCAGGTACGAAAGTAGGTCTTAGTGATCCGGTGGTTCTGTATGGAAGGGCCATCGCTCAACGGATAAAAGGTACTCCGGGGATAACAGGCTGATACCGCCCAAGAGTTCATATCGACGGCGGTGTTTGGCACCTCGATGTCGGCTCATCACATCCTGGGGCTGTAGCCGGTCCCAAGGGTATGGCTGTTCGCCATTTAAAGTGGTACGCGAGCTGGGTTCAGAACGTCGTGAGACAGTTCGGTCCCTATCTGCCGTGGGCGTTGGAGATTTGAGGGAAGCTGCTCCTAGTACGAGAGGACCGGAGTGGACGAACCTCTGGTGTTCCGGTTGTCACGCCAGTGGCACTGCCGGGTAGCTAAGTTCGGACGGGATAACCGCTGAAAGCATCTAAGCGGGAAGCCCCTCCCAAGATGAGATCTCCCTGGGGGCTTGACCCCCCTGAAGGGCCGTCGAAGACCACGACGTTGATAGGCACGATGTGGAAGTGCAGTAATGCATGCAGCTAACGTGTACTAATTGCCCGTGAGGCTTGACCATATAACACCCAATGCGTTTGGGACATGTCGCGAACAACGTACAACTTTCCAGAATTGGAAGCCCTAAATAGTCCGGCCAAGCCGGTGGCTTTCCAAAGAATTCAGGCTAAAGGCCTAAACCCTTTTGCCTGGTGGCCATAGCAAGCGGGAACCACCCGATCCCATCCCGACCTCGGAAGTGAAACCGCTTAGCGCCGATGATAGTGTGGTTAAATCCATGTGAAAGTAGGACACCGCCAGGCTCTTAAACCCTAAACCCGACCCCTCAAGGTCGGGTTTTTTTATGCGCCGCGTTCAACCCGGCATCGCCGCACTCCCCCGCGTAACCCGCCGGAGCCCAAAAACTCCGACGGGCCAGCCCCTCAGACCGCCTGTTCCCGCCTTACCGCGCGCCAGCCGATGTTGCCGCCGAGAAGTCGTCTAGCCGATGCCTGCAATGCGGGCGGATGGGCTATCCTTAGCCTGATTGAGCCGTATCGATCGAACTCAGGATGTAAGAATTTATAGTCACTTCACCGATCGGGAGACACATGATTCACGAAGTAGCCGGCGATATTCTGTTGACCAGAGCGCAAGCGATCGTCCATGGCGCTGCCGCCAACGATCCCATGGATCAGGGGTTGGCGCTGGCGTTGCATTCGCTCTTTCCGTCCATGCACAAGGATTATCACCATTGGTGCCATCAGAAGCACCCGAAGCCCGGCGAAGCGTGGATGTGGGACACCGGCATGGGCAAGAAAATCGCCACCTTGATTACTCAGGAAGGCGGATACGGCCACGGCCAGCGTCTCGGCAAGGCCTCGGTCAGCAATCTCCGTCATGCGTTGCGCGCTTTACGCAAAGCCGCCGAGAAAGAAAAAATCGCTTCAATTGCCGTGCCGCGCTTGGCTACCGGCGTGGGCGGGCTGGATTGGTTGGAGGTGTGGCCGGTGATTCAAGAGCAGTTAGGGGAAATGGAGATTCCTGTTTTCGTCTACGTGGAGTACTTGCCTAAGCAAAAGGCGAACGAGCCGGGGCTGTGAGCCCTGTTCCGTGC
This window harbors:
- a CDS encoding methyl-accepting chemotaxis protein yields the protein MPIDTSSIGFRVILSIAVLVIGMALLFFLLYAYHYKSEAINHEVAAARNIVTMAESVRGNIARQWEYGLFSPGILRNVPYTGEEDLKQKVLSAAPVVAAWESAKAISKAGGFEFKTPRQNPRNPSNQPDEVEAAALEYFSAHPEQTEFYTQDKKTNSLRYFHPIRLTQECLYCHGDPAQSHAFWRRDDGRDITGFAMEGKKEGELHGAFEVVKSLEETDARLAKTLGVSAALVIALLILMLATMHWIADRMVTQPINSALTRLLHAQERGDLAFRLDESGKDEIGRLGNGFNRFVARLQAICRQVNHSIAEVTSTSEQLSRVSDQTTESMHDLQTKTERVVAAMNEMGVTVDAVSRHARAGAEAASLAKDETHNGKAVVLETIESIHQLSAEVEKAAEAITQVKRDSEQIGVILDVVKGIADQTNLLALNAAIEAARAGEHGRGFAVVADEVRTLSMRTQQSTLQIQNMIECLQQGTEQAATVMTEGQQRARDGVAIAAKAGDSLDTIAQAVSSISAMSDFIARAAAEQALVVEEIHRNVVAISEEGDKTTEHAQETAQRCRDMALLATELKKQMDTFQV
- a CDS encoding DUF3604 domain-containing protein, which produces MADDFSRSAETIASRLGEYTAPTGLYARTAAMPFLGRLSCPVAALEAGSWHELQLVYEVGASGIADGAWFKIAFKFYSDWALFQTSDPAQANYLTAEYQPGSLAPGQPPATVQSLKVRFDQKGHERPFQKAILVDVVDGYLNPGDRVVVRLGDRRFGGPGTRVQTFVEKGFAFRAYVDPLGTSRFAAVPGDVRLDVVPGPAAALQLTGPRLAKRGQPVPLRVRAEDAWGNVCWDHGGSVALTLRRDGAQAGERRVALARDGWAVALIDDLPVDVAGELEITAHLEGSAPVAAAKAYLTIDEALAVPRAWFADLHVHSDDTIGTNDTRYNLTYGRDVAGLDVVGYTANDFNITQDRWERAVDLIRTLHRDGSFVCYPGTEWCGNSCAGGDHNVVFLHGRRPAFPFDEQGRVARSFEWNEEMREHNIVPGAWPLEELWASYANDPEGHLLIPHVGGRRANLAWHHPQLERLIEVGSSWGHFPWFYQEAVARGYQLGASAAGDEHRGRCGGGVPGTAVFGTKGGLTGVLAPELTRSSIAAALRARHTWATTGERLVGLISVGDQVQGDAFEHDGPTRLDYRFLGEGGWDSLSAWDHTGCFWERDFQKEGGYSERRFRVRWGGARVRDRYRWAEWRGTVTLRNAVIHGYAAQGFEHREENAWREGATVIGFRSDTYGDADALEIDASGLEGATLVIEGRIDGYAKVGNPLAGNPFEHCPVFRWEIDGRELLEAGRLRRELGGTELFLAVERLSDAPLPREVSGSLVVDAVNGPHGFRPVYLLARQADDAKVWTSPVFIGFR
- a CDS encoding ABC transporter ATP-binding protein, with amino-acid sequence MAALISLTALGVAFDQEREGVPVLDGIDLKVQNGEFVALVGASGSGKSTLLRVVAGLLPATTGSVAFAGGQEAGRRRYGLVFQEPRLLPWRRVLGNVEFGLEGHKLSRVERQRLARQALTLVGLADYAERWPHELSGGQRQRVGIARALAIDPDVLLMDEPFGALDTVTRSTLQDELVRIWRQTGKTILFVTHDLDEAVFLADRIVMLAGRPARIVQDHYNLAARLRKTPAGARLAQNLAEALADSYVI
- a CDS encoding ABC transporter permease; translated protein: MMERHLKLSALGLLLFFAAWETLARSGIAHALLVPPPSRVPEALMTEIDAGIWFKMIGRSFVHYAFGLLAGSLLGIAMGTTAAIWPRLAAATEWVVRLLRPIPAIAWIPFAIIWFGVTETAASFIIAITVFWLNFFASYAAVRSVDKDLLEMARAFGQGDLWPRLAKVLLPAASPGILAGFRSGLGQGWMSVVAAEMFGIPGVGLRMMEASGLLATHVVVLYMLTIAALYGLSDSCFVLLQKRMLAWQR
- a CDS encoding ABC transporter substrate-binding protein yields the protein MKRLPRLLTAAALAMAAAFHVNADTRVEVGYIPILASTPLFLLEAEGWAKTEGLELNLTKFEAGTAAIQALAAGKIDVLYAGIGPVLVARGKGVDAVVVANSAVEELALVARGELAELSRKVPAAEAVARLAENRSAAVKIATQPPGSVPDVVLRHWIKKVTAVDSAKVELVSQGIEKTQQALLAGVIDAAMVREPTITVITKADPQAAVLALGGEMFPGQPGTVVATRSAFVRDNREAVAKLVALHVKAVDAVRNDKARAAKAAWEFIGKGLIEESVLTEALASPSSKFISDPRYIVEAAQRMQDFQTELGIPSSAAPAAQAFDYSFYDAVIGKVAELK